The Motacilla alba alba isolate MOTALB_02 chromosome 27, Motacilla_alba_V1.0_pri, whole genome shotgun sequence genome includes a window with the following:
- the CCDC43 gene encoding coiled-coil domain-containing protein 43 isoform X1, with protein sequence MAAPGGAGAAPIPMAIPIPAPVLLPEPPPFPAWLAARLDALGLDRAVYGAYIEGLLREEESDEERLEALRAVLAACLEEDLLNDVCREVVERWSDSQVVDCKEEKEDEVQAIASMMEKQARIVVKPKEVSQEEKQRKAALLAQYANVTDEEDGGDEQDGLTTAVNIGSEKSLFRNTNVEDVLNARKLERELLRDEFQRKKEQDKLQREKDKLAKQERKEKEKKRTQKGERKR encoded by the exons atggcggcgcccggcggggcgggcgcggccccgATCCCGATGGCGATCCCGATCCCGGCCCCCGTGCTgctcccggagccgccgcccTTCCCGGCATGGCTCGCAGCGCGGCTGGACGCGCTGGGGCTGGACCGCGCCGTGTACGGCGCCTACATCGAGGGGCTGCTGCGGGAGGAGGAGAGCGACGAGGAGCGGCTGGAGGCGCTGCGGGCCGTCCTGGCCGCCTGCCTG GAAGAAGATCTCTTGAATGATGTGtgcagagaggttgtggagagGTGGTCTGACTCCCAGGTCGTTGATtgcaaagaggagaaagaag ATGAGGTCCAGGCCATCGCCAGCATGATGGAGAAGCAGGCCAGGATAGTGGTGAAGCCCAAGGAGGTGTCccaggaggagaagcagaggaaggCTGCGCTGCTGGCCCAGTATGCCAACGTGACTGATGAGGAGGA TGGTGGGGATGAACAGGATGGATTGACGACAGCTGTAAATATTGGATCAGAAAAAT CGCTGTTCCGAAACACCAACGTGGAGGATGTGCTGAATGccaggaagctggagagggagctgctgcgGGATGAGttccagaggaagaaagagcagGATAAACTGCAGCGGGAGAAGGACAAGCTGGCCAAGCAGGAAcggaaggagaaggagaagaaacgAACACAGAAAGGCGAGCGGAAGCGGTAG
- the CCDC43 gene encoding coiled-coil domain-containing protein 43 isoform X2, producing the protein MAAPGGAGAAPIPMAIPIPAPVLLPEPPPFPAWLAARLDALGLDRAVYGAYIEGLLREEESDEERLEALRAVLAACLEEDLLNDVCREVVERWSDSQVVDCKEEKEDEVQAIASMMEKQARIVVKPKEVSQEEKQRKAALLAQYANVTDEEDGGDEQDGLTTAVNIGSEKCILSIPASWIMCIDKDKAPRTSG; encoded by the exons atggcggcgcccggcggggcgggcgcggccccgATCCCGATGGCGATCCCGATCCCGGCCCCCGTGCTgctcccggagccgccgcccTTCCCGGCATGGCTCGCAGCGCGGCTGGACGCGCTGGGGCTGGACCGCGCCGTGTACGGCGCCTACATCGAGGGGCTGCTGCGGGAGGAGGAGAGCGACGAGGAGCGGCTGGAGGCGCTGCGGGCCGTCCTGGCCGCCTGCCTG GAAGAAGATCTCTTGAATGATGTGtgcagagaggttgtggagagGTGGTCTGACTCCCAGGTCGTTGATtgcaaagaggagaaagaag ATGAGGTCCAGGCCATCGCCAGCATGATGGAGAAGCAGGCCAGGATAGTGGTGAAGCCCAAGGAGGTGTCccaggaggagaagcagaggaaggCTGCGCTGCTGGCCCAGTATGCCAACGTGACTGATGAGGAGGA TGGTGGGGATGAACAGGATGGATTGACGACAGCTGTAAATATTGGATCAGAAAAATGTATCCTTTCAATTCCTG CTTCATGGATCATGTGTATTGATAAGGACAAGGCTCCCAGAACATCAGGTTAA